In one window of Syngnathus typhle isolate RoL2023-S1 ecotype Sweden linkage group LG7, RoL_Styp_1.0, whole genome shotgun sequence DNA:
- the LOC133156815 gene encoding aldo-keto reductase family 1 member D1-like, with product MNLTAENHRIALRDGNQIPLLGLGTYGDPRTTPKGIALDCVKQAIDVGYRHFDGALVYFNEHEVGQAIREKIADGTVRREDIFYCGKLWNTFHPPKLVRPTLEKTLKALKLDYVDLYIIELPMAFKPGNDFYPKDQNGKYIYHHTDLCATWEALEACVDAGLVKSLGVSNFNRRQLELILNKPGLKHKPVSNQVECHPYFTQPKLLDYCRQNDIVIVGYCPLGSSRDASWVNLKCPPMLEDELLVSIGKKYNKSSAQVALRFNVQRGVVVIPKSFNPQRIKHNFQIFDFSLTEEEMKAIEGLNKNIRFVELLMWSDHPEYPFHDEY from the exons ATGAACCTGACTGCAGAGAACCACAGGATTGCTCTCAGAGATGGGAACCAAATCCCGTTGCTGGGATTGGGCACATACGGAGACCCTCGGACG ACACCAAAAGGAATAGCTTTGGATTGTGTCAAGCAGGCCATCGATGTGGGCTACAGGCACTTTGATGGAGCTTTGGTGTATTTTAATGAGCATGAGGTGGGACAAGCCATCAGGGAAAAGATTGCCGATGGAACTGTGAGAAGAGAGGACATCTTTTACTGCGGCAAG CTTTGGAATACCTTTCATCCACCAAAGCTAGTGAGACCAACTTTGGAGAAGACCCTGAAGGCACTAAAACTGGACTATGTGGATCTCTACATTATCGAACTTCCAATGGCCTTTAAG CCCGGGAATGATTTCTATCCCAAAGACCAGAATGGAAAGTACATCTACCACCACACAGATCTTTGTGCCACTTGGGAG GCTTTAGAGGCGTGTGTAGACGCAGGCCTTGTCAAATCTCTGGGAGTGTCCAACTTCAACCGCAGACAACTCGAATTGATTCTCAACAAACCCGGCCTCAAGCACAAGCCCGTATCAAATCAG GTGGAATGTCATCCTTACTTCACACAGCCCAAACTTCTGGACTATTGTCGTCAAAATGACATTGTTATTGTCGGCTACTGTCCGCTCGGTTCCTCCAGAGATGCATCGTG GGTCAATCTGAAATGTCCTCCCATGTTGGAGGACGAGCTGCTCGTGTCCATCGGGAAGAAGTACAACAAGAGCAGCGCTCAGGTGGCTCTGCGCTTCAACGTCCAACGAGGAGTGGTGGTCATTCCCAAGAGCTTCAACCCACAGCGGATCAAACATAACTTCCAG ATATTTGATTTTTCACTCACCGAAGAAGAAATGAAAGCAATCGAAGGGCTCAACAAGAACATTCGTTTTGTGGAGCTGCTCAT GTGGAGCGACCATCCGGAGTACCCGTTTCATGATGAATACTAA